From the genome of Leptospira koniambonensis:
AGGACTGGTCACCCCAATATCTTCTAAAAATGCGCGTGAGCCTTGTTGTTTCAAATTTGGTTCATTTGCTTTCCAACCAAATCTTCCTATCTTGTTTGTTCCAGTTTCAATATCCAGGATTAAATTGATCCTTCCAGAAATCCCATCTGAATTGGAATCATATTCATCTTGTAGAGAAAGTAATGTTTCATCTTGGATTGCTTCTAATAACCCCATTCCGATCACCTTAGAAGTATTTCTGAGAGAATATATTTCTCCGTCAGATGCCAAAGGCCCGTAGTTCAGATTGGAAAATTCTACTTTAGGCTTTCTTAATGTGTAAGAAGTGCCATCTCTGAAAACTCCATCTATTTGAGAATAAGAAACAGATGCCTTACCTTCTGCCGGAACACCGTTTAAAGAGAATGGCTGTAATTGACCTCCGTAATTTTCATCGTTACTTAGTCTGACCAACGCAGTTAGCATAGTTTCTGTAGGTCCAGAAGGGACTTTTCCTATTCCATTTCCTATATGACAGGCCAGGCAAGAGTTTGCATTGAATAGAGGCCCAAGTCCTCTTCTATCTATTTGGCCAGAACTTGAATTTTCCCAAGGAACTTCAAAGACGGATTGTCCTACTGTAAAATCTGAAATTTTATCCAAAGGAAGACCAGGAGGAAATTGTAAATATGCCCTGGAAGTAAAATCATAAGAGGTCATATCCTTACCTCCTGACAATTCTTCTCCTTCTTCGTATTCCCAGG
Proteins encoded in this window:
- a CDS encoding di-heme oxidoredictase family protein; the protein is MTSYDFTSRAYLQFPPGLPLDKISDFTVGQSVFEVPWENSSSGQIDRRGLGPLFNANSCLACHIGNGIGKVPSGPTETMLTALVRLSNDENYGGQLQPFSLNGVPAEGKASVSYSQIDGVFRDGTSYTLRKPKVEFSNLNYGPLASDGEIYSLRNTSKVIGMGLLEAIQDETLLSLQDEYDSNSDGISGRINLILDIETGTNKIGRFGWKANEPNLKQQGSRAFLEDIGVTSPLFPFKNCTSAQTACDSSPHGTLPELNPTKIDMMVKYMRLIAVPARRSPSSSETIAGKRIFFQAGCNSCHISKLVTGNIPGAPEISGQTIRPYTDLLLHDMGEGLTDGRTDHLASGREWRTAPLWGIGLVSKVNGTLQLLHDGRAESFIEAVLWHGGEAERSKQYVLKLSSSQRDQLVKFLESL